In one window of Azotobacter salinestris DNA:
- a CDS encoding zinc ribbon domain-containing protein yields MSKAQRLSEKWFRLVLWIIAVVFAGFLIGLGGTLVKNLPLVEQYLTIEDFIDRPAAEQARQESEQQHRLAQDIRDALDQARLKLEVARQDSLAARESLDAWLASRRATQQSSRDAELLQRTEALERLKNAERSARAAVEAEQQRLLDAQQAAGRAEQRLQELEKQARERLQDEVQRQELKVFPYRLALTLPFLVVAGWLFARQRRSTWWPFVWGFIFFALFVFFVELVPYLPSYGGYVRHAVGILITVLVGRQAIVALNRYLERQRQAEARPDAERRQELSYDTALARLAKKVCPGCERPVDLDNPQIDYCPHCGICLFDHCGQCQQRKSAFARFCHACGAPAARP; encoded by the coding sequence ATGAGCAAAGCCCAACGCCTGTCGGAAAAATGGTTCCGCCTCGTCCTGTGGATCATCGCCGTCGTCTTCGCCGGTTTCCTGATCGGACTGGGCGGCACCCTGGTGAAGAACCTGCCGCTGGTCGAGCAATACCTGACGATCGAGGACTTCATCGACCGGCCCGCCGCCGAACAGGCGCGTCAGGAGAGCGAGCAGCAGCACCGGCTCGCCCAGGACATCCGCGATGCCCTGGACCAGGCGCGTCTGAAGCTGGAGGTGGCCCGCCAGGACAGCCTGGCCGCCCGCGAAAGCCTCGACGCCTGGCTGGCCAGCCGCCGCGCCACCCAGCAGTCGTCCCGGGACGCCGAACTCTTGCAGCGCACCGAAGCCCTGGAGCGGCTGAAGAACGCCGAGCGCAGCGCACGGGCGGCGGTCGAGGCCGAGCAGCAGCGCCTGCTCGACGCCCAGCAGGCCGCGGGGCGAGCCGAGCAGCGCCTGCAGGAACTGGAGAAGCAGGCCCGGGAACGGCTGCAGGACGAAGTGCAGCGCCAGGAGCTGAAGGTGTTTCCCTACCGCCTGGCGCTGACCCTGCCCTTCCTGGTCGTTGCCGGCTGGCTGTTCGCGCGCCAGCGCAGAAGCACCTGGTGGCCCTTCGTGTGGGGCTTCATCTTCTTCGCGCTGTTCGTCTTCTTCGTCGAACTGGTGCCCTACCTGCCGAGCTACGGCGGCTACGTGCGGCACGCCGTGGGCATCCTGATCACCGTGCTGGTCGGCCGCCAGGCGATCGTCGCCCTGAACCGCTACCTGGAGCGGCAGCGCCAGGCCGAGGCCAGGCCCGACGCCGAGCGGCGCCAGGAGCTGTCCTACGACACCGCGTTGGCGCGCCTGGCCAAGAAGGTCTGTCCGGGCTGCGAACGGCCGGTCGATCTGGACAATCCGCAGATCGACTACTGCCCGCATTGCGGCATCTGCCTGTTCGACCACTGCGGACAGTGCCAGCAGCGCAAGAGCGCCTTCGCCCGCTTCTGCCACGCCTGCGGTGCCCCGGCCGCACGGCCGTGA
- a CDS encoding pyridoxal phosphate-dependent aminotransferase, translating to MIQSKLPNVGTTIFTTMSQLAAQTGAINLSQGFPDFDGPQALREAVGRHVMAGHNQYAPMTGLPALREQVAQKIARSYGRQVDMDSEITITPGATEAIFCAVQALVRPGDEVIVFDPCYDSYEPSVELAGGRCVHVPLALPDFSIDWQRLADALSPRTRLIILNSPHNPSGALVSRDELEQLARLIRGFDIYLISDEVYEHLVYDGVRHASVLAHEELYARACVVSSFGKTYHVTGWKTGYVVAPPALSAELRKVHQFVTFCGITPLQWALADYMTAHPEHVDELPAFYQARRDLFCDLLAGSRFSFRRSPGTYFQLADYSAIRDDLDDVEMSLWLTREHGVATIPVSVFYQSPPAGLRLVRFCFAKREETLRQAAEKLCRV from the coding sequence ATGATCCAGAGCAAACTGCCCAACGTCGGCACCACCATCTTCACCACCATGTCCCAGCTCGCCGCGCAGACCGGCGCCATCAACCTGTCCCAGGGATTTCCGGATTTCGACGGTCCGCAGGCGCTGCGCGAGGCGGTCGGCCGTCACGTCATGGCCGGGCACAACCAGTATGCGCCGATGACCGGCCTGCCGGCGCTGCGCGAGCAGGTCGCGCAGAAGATCGCCCGCAGCTACGGCCGCCAGGTGGACATGGACAGCGAGATCACCATCACCCCCGGCGCCACCGAGGCGATCTTCTGCGCGGTGCAGGCGCTGGTCCGTCCGGGCGACGAGGTGATCGTCTTCGATCCCTGCTACGACAGCTACGAGCCCTCGGTGGAGCTGGCCGGCGGGCGCTGCGTGCACGTGCCGCTGGCCCTGCCGGATTTCTCCATCGACTGGCAGCGCCTGGCCGACGCCCTCAGCCCGCGCACCCGGCTGATCATCCTCAACAGCCCGCACAACCCCAGTGGCGCGCTGGTCTCCCGCGACGAGCTGGAGCAACTGGCCCGGCTGATCCGCGGCTTCGACATCTACCTGATCAGCGACGAGGTCTACGAGCACCTGGTCTACGACGGCGTGCGTCACGCCAGCGTGCTGGCCCACGAGGAACTCTACGCGCGCGCCTGCGTGGTCAGCTCGTTCGGCAAGACCTACCACGTCACCGGCTGGAAGACCGGCTACGTGGTGGCGCCGCCGGCGCTGTCCGCTGAGCTGCGCAAGGTCCACCAGTTCGTCACCTTCTGTGGCATCACTCCGCTGCAGTGGGCGCTGGCCGACTACATGACCGCCCACCCCGAGCACGTCGACGAGCTGCCGGCCTTCTACCAGGCCAGGCGCGACCTGTTCTGCGACCTGCTGGCCGGCTCGCGCTTCAGCTTCCGCCGCAGCCCCGGCACCTATTTCCAGCTCGCCGACTACTCGGCGATCCGCGACGACCTCGACGACGTCGAGATGTCCCTGTGGCTGACCCGCGAGCACGGCGTGGCGACCATCCCGGTGTCGGTGTTCTATCAGAGCCCGCCGGCCGGTCTGCGCCTGGTGCGCTTCTGCTTCGCCAAGCGCGAGGAGACCCTGCGCCAGGCGGCGGAGAAGCTGTGCCGCGTATGA
- a CDS encoding amidohydrolase has product MRDLTALPDLKLALVQTAPVWQDPAANHAHFGRLLEQAAGADLVILPEMFSTGFSMDAAALAEEEDGPSRAWLLTQAARLNAVVVGSVITHAADGSYRNRLYWARPDGSCAHYDKRHLFRMAGEHEHYAAGQERVLLELKGWHVRPLVCYDLRFPVWSRDPHDTDLLLYIASWPAARRNAWNRLLPARAIENLCFVAAVNRIGADGNGYPHAGDSQVLDFQGEPLLAPGEAGGVFHVTLPAQALAKYRTRFPAWRDADAFELKD; this is encoded by the coding sequence ATGCGTGACCTGACCGCCTTGCCCGACCTGAAGCTGGCCCTGGTGCAGACCGCCCCGGTCTGGCAGGACCCCGCCGCCAACCACGCCCATTTCGGCAGACTGCTGGAGCAGGCCGCCGGCGCCGATCTGGTGATCCTGCCGGAGATGTTCAGCACCGGCTTCTCCATGGACGCCGCGGCGCTGGCCGAGGAGGAGGACGGCCCGAGCCGCGCCTGGCTGCTGACGCAGGCCGCGCGGCTGAACGCGGTGGTGGTCGGCAGCGTCATCACCCATGCGGCCGATGGCAGCTATCGCAACCGCCTGTACTGGGCGCGCCCGGACGGCAGCTGCGCCCACTACGACAAGCGCCACCTGTTCCGCATGGCTGGCGAGCACGAGCACTACGCCGCAGGACAGGAGCGCGTGCTGCTGGAGCTCAAGGGCTGGCACGTGCGCCCGCTGGTCTGCTACGACCTGCGCTTCCCCGTGTGGAGCCGCGACCCGCACGACACCGACCTCCTGCTCTACATCGCCAGCTGGCCGGCGGCCCGGCGCAACGCCTGGAACCGCCTGCTGCCGGCGCGCGCCATCGAGAACCTGTGTTTTGTCGCGGCGGTCAACCGTATCGGCGCCGACGGTAACGGCTACCCCCATGCCGGCGACAGCCAGGTGCTGGACTTCCAGGGCGAGCCGCTGCTGGCGCCGGGCGAGGCCGGCGGCGTGTTCCACGTCACGCTCCCGGCCCAGGCGCTGGCCAAGTACCGCACGCGCTTCCCGGCCTGGCGCGATGCCGATGCCTTCGAGCTGAAGGACTGA
- a CDS encoding IS630 family transposase: MKTGRPAVRIELTEQEHAELTRRRARHKGPADMQLRAEIILSCARGESGSSIARRLGITAQTVSRWRLRFARLGLQGLNDEPRSGRPRSISDEKVQEVVDRVRQTRPDDASHWSSRRMSKATHISPASVQRIWRAFGLKPHLEHTFKLSTDPAFVDKVQDIVGLYLNPPDKALVLCVDEKSQIQALNRTQPGLPLEPGYPATRTHDYQRHGTTSLFAALDVATGEVIGRLKRRHRSAEFLEFLRAIEETVESDKAIHLIMDNYAVHKTDKVRAWLVAHPRYHVHFTPTSASWLNLVERFFSMLTQKWIKRQAHTRVKDLEQSIEYYLATYNQNPRPFRWRKGAGEILASVGRAARALQRNNEANL; encoded by the coding sequence ATGAAAACAGGCCGCCCAGCCGTTCGGATCGAACTGACCGAACAAGAGCATGCCGAACTCACCCGCCGCCGAGCCAGGCACAAGGGGCCTGCCGATATGCAGCTGCGCGCCGAGATCATTCTGTCCTGCGCTCGAGGCGAGTCCGGCTCTTCCATTGCTCGACGGCTCGGCATTACGGCGCAAACCGTTTCGAGGTGGCGCCTTCGCTTCGCCCGTTTGGGCCTGCAAGGCCTCAATGACGAGCCGCGCTCAGGCCGCCCACGCAGCATCAGTGATGAAAAGGTCCAGGAAGTGGTCGACCGGGTGCGGCAGACCCGGCCCGACGATGCCAGTCATTGGAGCTCGCGCCGGATGAGCAAGGCCACCCATATTTCACCGGCGAGCGTACAGCGTATCTGGCGAGCCTTCGGGCTCAAGCCTCACCTGGAGCACACCTTCAAGCTGTCCACCGATCCTGCCTTTGTCGACAAGGTGCAGGATATCGTAGGGCTCTACCTGAATCCGCCGGATAAAGCGCTGGTACTGTGCGTCGATGAGAAAAGCCAGATCCAGGCGCTCAATCGAACACAGCCGGGGCTGCCGCTGGAGCCTGGGTATCCGGCGACCCGTACCCATGATTATCAGCGCCATGGCACGACGTCCTTGTTTGCCGCCCTGGATGTGGCCACCGGCGAGGTGATCGGACGTCTCAAGCGCCGTCACCGCAGCGCAGAATTCCTGGAGTTTCTCAGGGCCATCGAGGAAACGGTCGAGAGCGACAAGGCCATCCACCTGATCATGGATAACTATGCCGTGCACAAGACCGACAAGGTGCGTGCCTGGCTTGTCGCGCACCCGCGTTATCACGTGCATTTCACCCCGACGTCTGCGTCATGGCTGAATCTGGTGGAGCGCTTTTTCTCGATGCTCACCCAGAAGTGGATAAAGCGCCAGGCCCATACCCGCGTGAAGGATCTCGAGCAGTCCATCGAGTATTACCTGGCGACCTACAACCAGAATCCAAGGCCCTTCCGCTGGCGTAAGGGAGCAGGTGAAATCTTGGCCTCTGTCGGCAGGGCTGCTCGAGCCTTGCAAAGAAATAATGAAGCGAACTTGTGA
- a CDS encoding IS5 family transposase, translating to MTDRSRLSDTDWSRIQSLLSATKGIRLTRTLGCRRFVEAVLWILRSGAQWRMLPRCLGSWNSVFKRFTRWCRLGVWDRLHSVLARDADLQHVCIDSSVVRAHACAAGAASSTAAQEALGHSRGGFSSKIHVLTDALGLPIRFILTEGQAADISQAIPLMAGIATSALLADKGYDANQLLAWLKERQIQAVIPARRNRIEQRSCDWHLYKERHVIECLFGKLKHYRRITTRYEKRASHFKGMLAFAAVLLWLR from the coding sequence ATGACTGACAGAAGCCGTCTGAGCGATACCGACTGGTCCCGTATCCAAAGTCTGCTGAGCGCCACGAAGGGGATCCGGCTGACCCGTACTCTCGGCTGTCGCCGCTTTGTCGAGGCGGTGCTCTGGATACTACGCAGCGGCGCTCAATGGCGGATGCTGCCTCGTTGCCTCGGCTCATGGAACAGCGTTTTCAAACGCTTCACCCGCTGGTGCCGGCTCGGCGTCTGGGACCGGCTTCACTCGGTACTGGCTCGGGACGCTGACCTTCAGCACGTCTGCATCGACAGCTCCGTCGTGCGTGCCCATGCCTGTGCAGCCGGGGCGGCCAGCAGTACTGCGGCCCAGGAGGCACTGGGGCATTCGCGAGGAGGCTTCAGCAGCAAGATCCATGTGTTGACCGATGCGCTGGGGTTACCGATTCGCTTCATCCTGACGGAAGGCCAAGCGGCCGATATCAGCCAGGCGATCCCACTCATGGCGGGGATCGCCACGTCGGCACTGCTGGCCGACAAGGGCTATGACGCCAACCAGCTTCTGGCCTGGCTGAAGGAGCGCCAGATCCAGGCCGTCATTCCCGCCAGACGGAACCGCATCGAGCAACGCTCCTGCGACTGGCATCTCTACAAGGAGCGGCACGTGATCGAGTGCCTGTTCGGCAAGCTGAAGCACTACCGGCGGATCACCACTCGCTATGAGAAGAGGGCCAGCCATTTCAAGGGAATGCTGGCTTTTGCGGCTGTTTTGCTATGGCTGCGCTGA
- a CDS encoding DUF6279 family lipoprotein, with translation MPTCRCVLRALFLALLAALFAGCSFGLVYGQLHRLLPWYIDDYASLDREQRALLDVRLAERLAWHCQTQLLPYAALVRELEGDLRGGAITPARLEVRLGQGEILLRDLLAAILPDAQLLLARLDDEQLVELGEAFRRRNRELREEFLSETPAEQGAERIERMEKRLRSWFGRLNEAQRALVVRWIDALQPATAEWLANRERWQARLLAALAQRRDAARFEAELRPLLLEPGSAWSAGYRTRLAHNREQTLILLAALFDTATPRQRERLFA, from the coding sequence GTGCCGACATGCCGGTGCGTCCTCCGGGCTTTGTTCCTCGCGTTGCTGGCCGCCCTGTTCGCCGGCTGCTCCTTCGGCCTCGTCTACGGCCAACTGCACCGGCTGCTGCCCTGGTACATCGACGACTACGCCAGCCTGGACCGCGAGCAGCGGGCCCTGCTCGACGTGCGTCTGGCCGAGCGTCTCGCCTGGCATTGCCAAACTCAGCTGCTGCCTTATGCCGCTCTGGTGCGGGAGCTGGAGGGCGACCTGCGCGGCGGTGCCATCACACCGGCCCGTCTCGAGGTTCGTCTCGGGCAGGGAGAAATCCTCCTGCGCGACCTGCTGGCGGCGATCCTGCCGGATGCGCAGCTGCTGCTCGCCCGGCTCGACGACGAACAACTGGTCGAGCTGGGCGAGGCGTTCCGGCGCCGGAACCGCGAACTGCGCGAGGAATTCCTCTCCGAAACGCCTGCCGAGCAAGGAGCGGAGCGCATCGAGCGCATGGAGAAGCGCCTGCGCAGCTGGTTCGGCCGCCTGAACGAGGCGCAGCGTGCGCTCGTCGTGCGCTGGATCGATGCCCTGCAGCCCGCCACGGCGGAATGGCTGGCCAACCGCGAGCGCTGGCAGGCCCGGCTGCTGGCGGCACTCGCCCAGCGCCGGGATGCCGCGCGCTTCGAGGCGGAGCTGCGACCGCTGCTGCTCGAGCCCGGGTCGGCCTGGAGCGCCGGCTACCGCACCCGGCTGGCGCACAACCGGGAGCAGACCCTGATCCTCCTCGCCGCACTGTTCGACACGGCGACGCCGCGCCAGCGCGAGCGTCTGTTCGCCTAA
- a CDS encoding flavin reductase family protein codes for MKVQLPLAEVYAVLEPGPVLLLSTSHAGRSNLMPMSWHCMLEFEPPLVGCVVSAANFSFTALSETGQCVLNVPTLELAEQVVGCGNCSGREQDKFARFGLTARPAKQVAVPLVAECYANLECRVADRQLVGSYNFFILEVVQAWHKPSVTAPRTLHHRGFGKFMVAGEEVSLPSAMR; via the coding sequence ATGAAAGTCCAGCTTCCCCTCGCCGAGGTCTACGCCGTCCTCGAGCCCGGGCCGGTGCTGCTGCTCAGCACCAGCCATGCCGGGCGGAGCAACCTGATGCCGATGTCCTGGCACTGCATGCTGGAGTTCGAGCCGCCGCTGGTGGGCTGCGTGGTCAGCGCGGCGAACTTCTCCTTCACCGCCCTGAGCGAGACCGGCCAGTGCGTGCTCAACGTGCCGACGCTGGAGCTGGCGGAGCAGGTGGTCGGCTGCGGCAACTGCTCCGGGCGCGAGCAGGACAAGTTCGCCCGCTTCGGCCTCACCGCGCGGCCGGCCAAGCAGGTGGCGGTGCCGCTGGTGGCCGAGTGCTACGCCAATCTGGAGTGCCGGGTGGCCGACCGCCAGCTGGTCGGCAGCTACAACTTCTTCATCCTCGAGGTGGTGCAGGCCTGGCACAAGCCCTCGGTGACCGCGCCGCGCACCCTGCACCACCGCGGCTTCGGCAAGTTCATGGTGGCCGGCGAGGAGGTAAGCCTGCCCTCGGCCATGCGCTAG
- a CDS encoding endonuclease → MRRFVLPLLLLLPVTLVHADAPRTFREAKKIAWKIYAERPVDFYCQCAYQGNRIDPKSCGYQPRKDANRAGRVEWEHIVPAWVIGHQRQCWQDGGRKNCTENDPVFSQAEADLHNLVPVVGEVNGDRSNFGFGMLTEKPTQYGACPFVVDFKQRTAMPPEYTRGVIARTYLYMSQRYRLRLSRQDQRLYDIWNRQYPVSEWELWRNQRIACVQGNANPLVGEVDLRRCPKSK, encoded by the coding sequence ATGCGCCGCTTCGTTCTTCCCCTGCTGCTCCTGCTGCCCGTCACCCTGGTCCACGCCGACGCCCCGCGCACTTTCCGCGAGGCGAAGAAGATCGCCTGGAAGATCTACGCCGAGCGGCCGGTGGATTTCTATTGCCAGTGCGCCTACCAGGGCAACCGCATCGACCCGAAGAGCTGCGGCTACCAGCCGCGCAAGGACGCCAACCGCGCCGGGCGCGTCGAGTGGGAGCACATTGTCCCGGCCTGGGTGATCGGCCACCAGCGCCAGTGCTGGCAGGACGGCGGACGCAAGAACTGCACGGAGAACGACCCGGTGTTCAGCCAGGCCGAGGCCGACCTGCACAACCTGGTGCCGGTGGTCGGCGAGGTCAACGGCGACCGCAGCAACTTCGGCTTCGGCATGCTCACCGAGAAACCCACCCAGTACGGCGCCTGTCCCTTCGTGGTCGACTTCAAGCAGCGCACCGCGATGCCGCCGGAATACACCCGCGGCGTCATCGCCCGCACCTACCTGTACATGAGCCAGCGCTACCGTCTGCGCCTGTCCCGGCAGGACCAACGCCTCTACGACATCTGGAACCGCCAGTATCCGGTGAGCGAGTGGGAACTCTGGCGCAACCAGCGCATCGCCTGCGTGCAGGGCAACGCCAACCCGCTGGTCGGCGAGGTGGACCTGCGCCGCTGCCCGAAGAGCAAGTAG
- the leuA gene encoding 2-isopropylmalate synthase, which yields MPMLKDPSQKYRPFAPIALRDRTWPDQVIDKAPIWCSSDLRDGNQSLIEPMDAHKKLRFFKTLVQVGVKEIEVGFPSASQTDFDFVRQLIEEGHIPDDVTIQVLTQAREDLITRTFESLKGAKQAIVHYYNATAPSFRRIVFNQDKAGVVEIAVNAAKIIKRLAEANPDTAWRFEYSPEVFSSTETEFAVEVCNAVVAVFQPTPEHRLILNLPATIEAATPNIYADQIEWFCRHIDRRDSVLVSLHTHNDRGTGVAASELGLMAGADRVEGCLFGNGERTGNVDLVTLALNLYTQGVDPELDFSDIDAVRKVVEECNQLPVHPRHPYVGDLVHTAFSGSHQDAIRKGFAQQDPNGIWEVPYLPIDPADIGRSYEAVIRVNSQSGKGGITYLLEQEYGISLPRRMQIEFSQVVQKETDRLGLEMSAAQIHALLEAEYLRADAPYSLKGHRLQEENGTCALDVEVLDKGDRRHWRGIGKGPLEALVASLPVRVEIMDYHEHAIGAGTQARAAAYIELRLDGQRPLHGLGIDENLTTASIRALFSALNRALGQQGSAQAA from the coding sequence ATGCCCATGCTCAAAGATCCGTCGCAGAAATACCGTCCCTTCGCGCCGATCGCCCTGCGCGACCGCACCTGGCCGGATCAGGTGATCGACAAGGCGCCGATCTGGTGCAGCTCCGACCTGCGCGACGGCAACCAGTCGCTGATCGAGCCGATGGACGCGCACAAGAAGCTGCGCTTCTTCAAGACCCTGGTGCAGGTGGGCGTCAAGGAGATCGAGGTGGGCTTCCCCTCGGCCTCGCAGACCGACTTCGACTTCGTCCGCCAGCTGATCGAGGAAGGCCACATCCCCGACGACGTGACCATCCAGGTGCTGACCCAGGCCCGCGAGGACCTGATCACCCGCACCTTCGAGTCGCTCAAGGGCGCGAAGCAGGCCATCGTCCACTACTACAACGCCACCGCGCCGAGCTTCCGGCGCATCGTCTTCAACCAGGACAAGGCCGGTGTGGTGGAAATCGCCGTCAACGCGGCGAAGATCATCAAGCGCCTGGCTGAAGCCAACCCGGACACCGCCTGGCGCTTCGAGTACTCGCCGGAGGTGTTCAGCTCCACCGAGACCGAGTTCGCCGTCGAGGTGTGCAACGCGGTGGTCGCGGTGTTCCAGCCGACCCCGGAGCACAGGCTGATCCTCAACCTGCCGGCGACCATCGAGGCGGCCACGCCGAACATCTACGCCGACCAGATCGAATGGTTCTGCCGGCACATCGACCGCCGCGACAGCGTGCTGGTCAGCCTGCACACCCACAACGACCGCGGCACCGGCGTGGCGGCCAGCGAGCTGGGCCTGATGGCCGGCGCCGACCGCGTCGAGGGCTGCCTGTTCGGCAACGGCGAGCGCACCGGCAACGTCGATCTGGTGACCCTGGCGCTGAACCTCTACACCCAGGGCGTCGACCCCGAGCTGGACTTCTCCGACATCGACGCGGTGCGCAAGGTGGTCGAGGAATGCAACCAGCTGCCGGTGCACCCGCGCCATCCCTATGTCGGCGACCTGGTGCACACCGCCTTCTCCGGCTCGCACCAGGATGCAATCCGCAAGGGCTTCGCCCAGCAGGACCCGAACGGCATCTGGGAGGTGCCCTACCTGCCGATCGATCCGGCCGACATCGGCCGCAGCTACGAGGCGGTGATCCGCGTCAACAGCCAGTCCGGCAAGGGCGGCATCACCTACCTGCTCGAACAGGAATACGGCATCAGCCTGCCGCGGCGCATGCAGATCGAGTTCAGCCAGGTGGTGCAGAAGGAGACCGACCGCCTCGGCCTGGAGATGAGCGCCGCGCAGATCCATGCCCTGCTCGAGGCCGAGTACCTGCGCGCCGACGCGCCCTACAGCCTGAAGGGCCATCGCCTGCAGGAGGAGAACGGCACCTGCGCGCTGGACGTGGAAGTCCTCGACAAGGGCGACCGCCGCCACTGGCGCGGCATCGGCAAGGGTCCGCTGGAGGCGCTGGTCGCCAGCCTGCCGGTCAGGGTGGAGATCATGGATTACCACGAGCACGCCATCGGCGCCGGCACCCAGGCGCGCGCCGCGGCCTACATCGAGCTGCGCCTCGACGGCCAGCGCCCGCTGCACGGCCTGGGCATCGACGAGAACCTGACCACGGCGAGCATCCGCGCCCTGTTCAGCGCCCTCAACCGCGCCCTCGGCCAGCAGGGGTCGGCACAGGCGGCCTGA
- a CDS encoding DUF2946 family protein, whose protein sequence is MLMIHVGPLYSALQSQPAQDVARLLAGDDAAFCGEAPDAVGIAHHHAAASHGEPAWLATLELCGYCELLTLNPPLSLSLDLALPYYAPAFLLLLPEQPLPAAPRRSSGHPRAPPVFHA, encoded by the coding sequence ATGCTGATGATCCATGTCGGCCCTCTGTATTCCGCCCTGCAGAGCCAGCCGGCGCAGGACGTCGCCCGGCTGCTGGCGGGGGACGATGCCGCCTTCTGCGGCGAGGCGCCCGATGCCGTCGGCATCGCCCACCATCACGCGGCGGCTTCGCACGGCGAACCCGCCTGGCTGGCGACCCTGGAGCTGTGCGGCTATTGCGAGCTGCTGACCCTCAATCCGCCGCTCAGCCTGTCCCTCGACCTCGCCCTGCCGTACTACGCGCCGGCCTTCCTCCTGCTGCTGCCGGAGCAGCCGCTGCCGGCCGCGCCGCGACGCAGCAGCGGGCATCCGCGCGCGCCCCCCGTTTTCCACGCCTGA